gacctcagatcaataacctatcgacatttacagctttcttatagtttggcccaggactgtctcattttaattgatgagtacagtcaagggcataaatatatatacattcccaaagtctcaaaaatatgtgtacgctcagacaataaaatcgtgttcacatatttttaagccatttgtctggatcgatatttttgccttcgactgtacctatagttttctttgttcttacttactgacagattgtgtttgccagactatagtttaatactaaaaaccggtcaagtacCGGGTAcagggaccgtactttttagtatttgttgttatagcggcaacagaaatacatcatctgtgaaaatttcaactgtctagctatcacggttcatgagatacagcctggtgacagacagacggacagcgaagtattagtagtagggtcccgtttttaccctttgggtacggaaccctaataaaaaagacattaatgatcattgatgaatgttccttttattaatattgttggtcacaaaactcaactttttatttcagatttccaaaggacgaggaataggggatattactgcaatgttctgccaccagagtgcagcactagctttttttagtgcaccgtagagtaacttattcatactctacctttaacaggtttttgacaagttttcaggggacctaccggaaaactcgaatccgaaatttcgttatctagctgcctctttatcgctcgaatacgcaagagtgacagagatgttagataacgaaagttcgattttcttgtttcgcgatagaccctcagattgtgatagtggcgccacctacgccgagtttcgcgtaatattccctattattaaataaaaaaaaatattacacgaacgtttttttttattatttcctatttggtacagtcagctgcagagaaaaggtaccccacgtccatactaatttacagaactttgtatgcaggggggtgccttttctctgcagctgactgtacatgactagaaactatacttagccttttagcattagaaaaaacggtaaaccatttccacgtgtctttttattgacaagttttttttataaatacctatataacaatattttacttatgaaagcaaaagtatgtaaatgatcgtatattatatttgttgtgacttattttcaaagtgtttttcgataaaacgacacgttaagatcgctcgccttctttctaatgatagaaaaacgagaggtatagttagacggttctgagtggtagactgcaaatgagataaaagctatattaggtacatgcattaatcctcatatcaggcggctctttgattccaaggattgcataatttttatactttttaatgatttttagaatatgaaaattataaaaagtgtaaaagttatgcaatccttgtattccacgcatttcatttcatttcaacgagccgcctgctacagatttcttgaaattgccgcgttttttcaggttcaactttcattagccagactattatcaatttgccaatttcgtgattattctttacacggcacataaacttatgcataatttatcgatataaaaagtcgacacagttacatccctagcaaattatcaaacttatgacaccgtacgtaaatgagaaataacaagcatatatgcatctcttttcggcacattatctaattcgtaaggaagtaaagtacgggtatacatatttgcgaagcatttttgccttacttctatgctttagtcattattctgagaataGAACAGAATTTTTTGTCGATtctgttattgtttttttctttctttttttattgcGGAGCCATGGTAGAGCGCCTAAAAGAAGTAGCGGTTTCGATATCATTAATAACGATTTTAACTTAGAGATTCTTTTTTAGGCATGTATAGAGAGCAGGGTGCTTgcaaaaaatgcagaaattttgaAACCCTGGTTTAGACGGCATTTAGATATATTAAATTCTTTCTCTAGATTATgtagccaaatttcacctaCATAGCACATAGCTATGTTGTCCAAACGTGGAGGAGTCGGAAAACAGCCGCTTTCTAACAGGGACATCCCGGGTCGATCCCCGGGGTAAATATGCAGAAATACAACCaatctcctatatattatattatactactctgaatacaacttttgtattttttgcaaTTTAGTATTTCGTTTGTTGAGGACATTTTTATCCGACTACGGCGAAGCAAATGAGGATGATTTTGACTGATGTATAtgggtatgtatgtatgtttgtcagTTCTGTTTAATCCTGATTATAGTAATTTGACAAAGTATTTAAATTACACCGTGCCTAatatagagcgtggcacgaccattttcGAGAACAAAAGTAcatattgttattatatttagtaatttaaattataatcgaTCGATTGTATTTACGTTAGATAAAAGCTCAACactaaaacttttttaaatatacactGCCAATTTGTGCACTAGAAATTAATGACGAACAGCCACAGGATTgtaaaaatcacatttatagttggtcaagcaaatcttgtcagtagaaaaaggcgcgaaattcaaatttactATGGGATGATAACCCTTCGctcctacattttttaaatttgccgccctttcctactgacaagatttgcttgaccaactatataagttttattattatataaaataatcaaaTGTTTAGCTTTAATTGCTTTTAATAAAAGAGTATAATATTTgtatcaaaacaaaaacagtaATTCCTTTGGACTGAGTTCCGTGAAATATCAGTCATTTAAGTCATTTTGACAGATCTAAGATCTAAAAGTTAAGTAATTTTTGTGTAAATACgttaacttttatattttcatgTTTTGCTTCTTAAATACGCCTAAAAAAGTGCATTTTGTAGTTAAAAacgaattaaaaatatgaatCTAGCTCTAAGGCAAGTCCTCACGAGGCAAACTTTTAGAATATGCGACAGACTTAGCTATAAATGTTTACCAAAACAACTCCCTATAACCTCAACAAGCCCTGTTATACAATTTCGAAACTATTGCGATAACAATGTACAAACGAGGAAATTGCCACAGCTGATGGACTTCCCTCCTGTAGTGTGGCCTTCTTTTATCAAATTCATCAAAAACTGGATGTTCGCGAATCTGATTATCAGACCGTATTTTGAACCAGAGTTCAGCCTTGCAGAATTCATAGAAGCCTCTAAACATGCAGTACAGGTACGTGCCATGCTGATTCTGGGTATAGTTGAAGTcttattttctatattgtaTGTTTTATGAGAATTTTATCAATTCATTAATCCAGTAGTCAGGTTGTTTCAGAGGCACTTCAAAAGAGTGACTTTAAGTCCTTGGAGGGCCTGGTGGACAAGGAGGCTATTGCAGCCTTAAAGACGGCTATCTCCGAACTGTCCGTCACACAACGGCAGTTGCTGTCTATTGACAAGGAAGACATCTTCTATGCTTTTCCATATCaggtatatatatgttttattataGCCATTTATTTCCGATCCTTGGGTACAACAGTTATTAAATTGATAGtatcatttatttgtaaactacTAAATGTCCCGCAGTTCAGTGTTCCTTttggcataggcctcctccaaccttcTCTACTGCACTCTGTCCTCCGCAACTCTGGACCAGTAAGACCCCAAAGGTTAAGTGGATATCACCTGCCCATTTTGTTTTTGGACGTCTTTGTTTTCTACTTCTGTCTCTTGGGTACCAAGGGTAACTTGTTTGCTCCATTTGTTTAATTTGCATCTCAGCATGTGTCCTGTGTATATGTACTTTACCATTAACTCTAATCATGAGATAGCACTTGTATTTGCTCATGCAAATGGATTATGACTAGTCATTTCATACCTAACATATTAATTGCTATTAGGAATTTCAGCAGTATTTGTATTAGAAGTCATTTGTTGTTTTAGGTTGGAGTTATGTTTGATGAGTCAGACAAGCGCTGGGTAGAAATCACAATGTGCTACCATGTGCTTCGGGGTCTTAAACAGATGCAGGAGAGTGGTGACTTGCCGCCAGTTTCATTAGGGTTAGTATATTAGTACTTATTGTCCCTAAAGTTTTCTGTGCACCAATGTGACCAATgtaattaaatgttgcatatagCGTTTTTGTAAAACGGGCATTACATTTACTTAACCAAACAAttaaaaactgtgacatatcaatgtcaCGTCGTTTGAGATAGTACTtaatagcaaatgtatgaacttgtactaaacactaatcaatatgcaaacgggccctaaggcaagtgtacacgctcgtaggggccttatcagaaaaaaaaattgattatcaTTCATCTCTGAAATGGAATTAATGCCAgtgtctttgagaaagttacttgatttaa
The sequence above is drawn from the Cydia strobilella chromosome 2, ilCydStro3.1, whole genome shotgun sequence genome and encodes:
- the LOC134753508 gene encoding uncharacterized protein LOC134753508; protein product: MNLALRQVLTRQTFRICDRLSYKCLPKQLPITSTSPVIQFRNYCDNNVQTRKLPQLMDFPPVVWPSFIKFIKNWMFANLIIRPYFEPEFSLAEFIEASKHAVQVVSEALQKSDFKSLEGLVDKEAIAALKTAISELSVTQRQLLSIDKEDIFYAFPYQVGVMFDESDKRWVEITMCYHVLRGLKQMQESGDLPPVSLGIQPEYQDKIFILNYRFIREFTKGVEDSWCVNIVNHFQPQSLMRK